Proteins encoded together in one Astyanax mexicanus isolate ESR-SI-001 chromosome 10, AstMex3_surface, whole genome shotgun sequence window:
- the LOC125804799 gene encoding putative uncharacterized transmembrane protein DDB_G0290641: MDPTVIQTGEVPLVVVVSSVVTLCLLVITTLWMCWKMKAGLSSQSDESDDTDELKPPENDLPTETPQTEDFELPQDDQDEPPDEDNNEEEPEEEDNDS, from the exons ATGGACCCCACAGTGATCCAGACTGGAG aggtgccgctggtggtggtggttagTAGTGTGGTCACTCTGTGTTTGCTGGTGATCACTACACTGTGGATGTGCTGGAAGATGAAGGCGGggctcagcagccaatcagacGAGAGTGATGACACAGACGAGTTGAAACCCCCTGAAAATGATTTGCCCACAGAAACACCCCAAACAGAGGATTTTGAG ctgCCTCAGGACGATCAGGACGAACCGCCGGACGAAGACAATAACGAAGaagaacctgaagaagaagataACGACAGTTGA